A region of the Nocardia nova SH22a genome:
AACTGCTGCATTTCCGAGGGCATGCGCAGGAACGGCACGCTGTCGCCCTGGCTACCGTGCGCCTCGAGGGCCTTGACCTTGCGCTGCGCGTGCGGGGACACGTCCACGATCGCGGTGATCAGATCCATCGGCGTGCCGAAGTCCTCCGGCATGTCGAAATCGACCAGGCCCTGCGCCCGCAGCGTCGCGAACATCTCCTGGGACCCCTCCCGCGGAATCGCGGTGTAGTAGAGCTTGTCCGGAATGCCGGTCGCCTCGGCCGCCGCCACGGCGATGCGATTGGCCTGGATGTGGTCGGGATGACCGTAGTTGCCGTTCTCGTCGTAGGTGACGACCACCTGCGGACGGTAGTGGCGCATGAGGTCGGCCAGGCGCGCGGTCGACTGCTCGACGGGAATGTTGCGGAAGGCCTCGGGATCGTGGTTGCCGTCCCAGCCGTCCATCCCGGAATCGCGATAACCCAGCAGTTCGACATGGTCGATACCCAGCAGCGCCGCCGACTCCCGCAGTTCGGAGAGTCGTTGCGTCCGTACCGCATTCTCGTCGTGGCCCGGCTGGCCGGGTTTGATCCCGCCCGGTGCATCGCCCTGCTCGCCGTTGGTACAGGTCACCAGGACCGTGCGGATACCCTCGGCGGCGTACTGCGCGAATATCCCACCCGTGCTGATGACCTCGTCGTCCGGATGCGCGTGTACGGCCATGATGGTCAGTTGGTCGGCCATGAGTCCCCGTCTGTCGGTGCTGAGCGCTTCGATGTTCCTACTCTACGAACGAACACCGACATCCCGGATTTTGATTCCGCCCCGGCCGGTAGTTGACCTCTTTGCTAAAGTCTGCAAACAGGACGGTATGTCGCCGTGGAAGGAGTGCCCATCGATGCCGGGATTGAGCAGGCCCCTGTATCAGATGAAGGCCGAGTTCTTCAAAACCCTCGGCCATCCGGTGCGCATCCGCGTCCTGGAATTGCTGAGCGAGCGTGAACACGCCGTATCGGAGATGCTGACCGAGATCGGCGTGGAGGCCGCGAGCCTGTCGCAGCAGCTGGCGGTGCTGCGCCGGGCCGGGCTGGTGGTCGCGCGGCGCGAGGGGCTGTCGGTCACCTATGAGCTCACATCTCCGGAAGTGGCCGAACTACTCGCGGTCGCGAGGGCGATTCTGACCGGGGTCGTCGCAGGTCAGGCGGAGGCGCTGGGGCACTCGGCCTAGCCGGTCGCCGCATCGGAGCGGGGTCTCGGCGGCACACTGATTGCATGTTTTATAAACTAGACACCTAGTAGTTTCATCAAGGAGATGCGCATCGTGAGTCAACGCCTGATCGCCTCGACGTCACCGCAGGCCCCGACCGATCACGACGGGGTGCTGGCCTGGGTGGCCGAGGTCGCGGAACTGACCGCACCGGACCGGATCGTGTTCTGTGACGGTTCGCGGGCGGAATGGGACCGGCTGACCGGGCTCCTGGTGGAGAAGGGCACATTCGTTCCCCTGACGGCCAAGCCGAACTCGTTCTGGTGCGCGTCCGATCCCGGCGATGTGGCCCGAGTCGAGGACCGCACCTTCATCTGCTCGGAGGATCGGGCGGACGCGGGGCCGACGAACAACTGGGTGGACCCGGTCGACATGCGCACCGTCATGACCGAGCACTA
Encoded here:
- a CDS encoding PIG-L family deacetylase, which gives rise to MADQLTIMAVHAHPDDEVISTGGIFAQYAAEGIRTVLVTCTNGEQGDAPGGIKPGQPGHDENAVRTQRLSELRESAALLGIDHVELLGYRDSGMDGWDGNHDPEAFRNIPVEQSTARLADLMRHYRPQVVVTYDENGNYGHPDHIQANRIAVAAAEATGIPDKLYYTAIPREGSQEMFATLRAQGLVDFDMPEDFGTPMDLITAIVDVSPHAQRKVKALEAHGSQGDSVPFLRMPSEMQQLIFSAECFIRHRNRVADAPDRETDLFAGLR
- a CDS encoding ArsR/SmtB family transcription factor, with protein sequence MPGLSRPLYQMKAEFFKTLGHPVRIRVLELLSEREHAVSEMLTEIGVEAASLSQQLAVLRRAGLVVARREGLSVTYELTSPEVAELLAVARAILTGVVAGQAEALGHSA